The DNA region GAGCCGGCGTGCCTTCGGGAACGTCGACGTGATCCCGGCCGGCAACGGCATCATGCACCAGATCAATCTGGAACGGATGTCGCCGGTGATCCAGCTCCGTGACGGCGTCGCCTTCCCCGACACCTGCGTCGGCACCGACAGCCACACCCCGCATGTCGACGCACTGGGCGTCATCGCCATCGGCGTCGGCGGGCTGGAGGCCGAAACGGTGATGCTCGGCCGCGCCTCGATGATGCGGCTGCCGGACATCGTCGGCGTCCGCCTGACCGGGCGGCACCAACCCGGCATCACCGCCACCGACATCGTGCTGGCGCTCACCGGGTTCCTGCGCAAGGAGCGCGTGGTCGGCGCCTGGCTCGAGTTCTTCGGCGATGGGGCCGCCGGCCTGTCCATCGGTGACCGGGCGACCATCTCCAACATGTGCCCGGAATATGGCGCCACCGCCGCGATGTTCGCCATCGATCGGCAGACCATCGACTATCTGCGGCTGACCGGCCGCGCGCCGGAACAGGTGGCGCTGGTCGAGACCTACGCCAAGGCGCTGGGCCTGTGGGCCGACGCGCTGGAAAGCGCCGGGTACGAGCGGGTGCTGGAATTCGACCTGTCCGGCGTCGTGCGCACCATGGCCGGCCCGTCCAACCCGCACCGCCGCCTGCCCACATCGGCGCTGAAGGAGCGCGGCATCGCCGTCGATCTCGACAAGGCGCTGGAAGAGGAGAAGGCCGGCCTGCTGCCGGACGGCGCGGTGATCATCGCCGCAATCACCAGCTGCACCAACACCTCGAACCCGCGCAACGTCGTCGCCGCCGGGCTGCTGGCGAGGAAGGCCAACGCGCTGGGGCTGGTGCGCAAGCCCTGGGTCAAGACCTCCTTCGCGCCGGGCTCCAAGGTCGCAAGGCTGTATCTGGAGGAGGCCGGGCTGCTGGGGGAACTGGAGGCGCTCGGCTTCGGCATCGTCGCCTACGCCTGCACCACCTGCAACGGCATGTCGGGCGCGCTCGACCCGGCGATCCAGCGGGAGATCGTCGAGCGTGACCTCTACGCCACCGCGGTTCTGTCCGGCAACCGCAACTTCGACGGGCGCATCCACCCCTATGCCAAGCAGGCGTTCCTCGCCTCGCCGCCGCTGGTCGTCGCCTACGCCATCGCCGGCACGATGCGTTTCGACATCGAGCGCGACGCGCTGGGCATGGACCGGGACGGCGCCCCGATCAGGCTGAAGGATCTCTGGCCGTCCGACGAGGAGATCGACGCCATCGTCGCCTCCTCCGTCAAGCCGGAGCAGTTCCGCACGGTGTATGAGCCGATGTTCGCGGCGAACCACGGGACGACGGAGCGCATCAGCCCGCTCTATGACTGGCGCCCGGCCTCCACCTACATCCGCCGTCCGCCCTATTGGGACACCGAGGGGGTCGGCGCGCTGGCCGCCAATCCGCGCAGCCTGACGGGCATGCGCCCGCTGGCGGTGCTGCCGGACAACATCACCACCGACCATCTGTCGCCCTCCAACGCCATCCTGCCCGACTCGGCGGCCGGCGAGTATCTGGCCCGGATGGGCCTGCCGGAGGAGGACTTCAACTCCTACGCCACC from Azospirillum thiophilum includes:
- the acnD gene encoding Fe/S-dependent 2-methylisocitrate dehydratase AcnD yields the protein MNSSYRKRLPGTEVEYFDAPAAVDAIRPGAWAGLPYVSRVLAEQLVRRCDPALLDDALRQLVERRRDLDFPWYPARVVCHDILGQTALVDLAGLRDAIAGRGGDPAKVNPVVPTQLVVDHSLAVEHGGFDPQAFAKNRAIEDRRNEDRFHFIDWSRRAFGNVDVIPAGNGIMHQINLERMSPVIQLRDGVAFPDTCVGTDSHTPHVDALGVIAIGVGGLEAETVMLGRASMMRLPDIVGVRLTGRHQPGITATDIVLALTGFLRKERVVGAWLEFFGDGAAGLSIGDRATISNMCPEYGATAAMFAIDRQTIDYLRLTGRAPEQVALVETYAKALGLWADALESAGYERVLEFDLSGVVRTMAGPSNPHRRLPTSALKERGIAVDLDKALEEEKAGLLPDGAVIIAAITSCTNTSNPRNVVAAGLLARKANALGLVRKPWVKTSFAPGSKVARLYLEEAGLLGELEALGFGIVAYACTTCNGMSGALDPAIQREIVERDLYATAVLSGNRNFDGRIHPYAKQAFLASPPLVVAYAIAGTMRFDIERDALGMDRDGAPIRLKDLWPSDEEIDAIVASSVKPEQFRTVYEPMFAANHGTTERISPLYDWRPASTYIRRPPYWDTEGVGALAANPRSLTGMRPLAVLPDNITTDHLSPSNAILPDSAAGEYLARMGLPEEDFNSYATHRGDHLTAMRATFANPQLVNEMAVVDGTVRKGSLTRLEPDGTVMRMWEAMETYLERRQPLIVVAGADYGQGSSRDWAAKGVRLAGVEAIVAEGFERIHRTNLIGMGVLPLEFKPGTTRRTLGLDGSETYDVTGGRRPRADLTLVVHRRGGETLRVPVTCRLDTAEELSIYEAGGVLQRFAQDFLASESTQKGTA